Proteins encoded together in one Thermomonospora curvata DSM 43183 window:
- a CDS encoding solute symporter family protein, whose protein sequence is MSHQTLAIVLFLAFVGATLAITVWASRHTKDATDFYAGGRSFSGVQNGLAIGGDYMSAASFLGIAGMIALYGYDGFLYSIGFLVAWLVALLLVAELMRNSGKFTMADVLAFRMSPRPVRTAAGVSTITVSIFYLLAQMVGAGALVALLFGFTSEFAKGATIVLVGALMIIYVVVGGMKGTTWVQIVKAVLLMGGATLVTLLVLAKFGFNLSTLLGDAAEQSGKGEAFLEPGLRYATDAQGLAGKLDLISLGLALVLGTAGLPHILIRFYTVPTAQDARKSVLWGIGIIGVFYLLTLVLGFGAAALVGSEAIREANPAGNTAAPQLAERIGQLMLGDVGGTVLLAIIAAVAFATILAVVAGLTLASSSSFAHDLYAHVFRRGKATEKEEVRVARISALVIGAVSIVLGIYAQRLNVAFLVALAFAVAASGNLPAILYSLFWKRFNTAGAVSAIYGGLGAAVLLVIFSPVVSGSEKALFTGADFAFFPLENPGIVSIPFGFLCGWLGTVLSKEHNAAKYAEIEVRSLTGAGAEKAVTH, encoded by the coding sequence GTGAGCCACCAGACTCTGGCCATCGTGCTGTTCCTGGCGTTCGTGGGCGCCACGCTGGCGATCACCGTGTGGGCCAGCCGGCACACCAAGGACGCCACCGACTTCTACGCCGGCGGGCGCTCCTTCTCCGGCGTGCAAAACGGCCTGGCGATCGGCGGCGACTACATGTCGGCCGCCTCCTTCCTGGGCATCGCCGGGATGATCGCCCTGTACGGTTACGACGGTTTCCTGTACTCCATCGGCTTCCTGGTGGCCTGGCTGGTGGCGCTGCTGCTGGTCGCCGAGCTGATGCGCAACTCCGGCAAGTTCACCATGGCCGATGTGCTGGCGTTCCGGATGAGCCCGCGGCCGGTGCGCACCGCCGCCGGAGTCTCCACCATCACCGTCTCGATCTTCTACCTGCTGGCCCAGATGGTCGGCGCGGGCGCGCTGGTGGCGCTGCTGTTCGGCTTCACCTCCGAGTTCGCCAAGGGCGCCACCATCGTGCTGGTCGGCGCGCTGATGATCATCTACGTGGTGGTCGGCGGCATGAAGGGCACCACCTGGGTGCAGATCGTCAAGGCCGTGCTGCTGATGGGCGGGGCGACGCTGGTCACGCTGCTGGTGCTGGCCAAGTTCGGCTTCAACCTCTCCACCCTGCTGGGCGACGCCGCCGAGCAGAGCGGCAAGGGCGAGGCGTTCTTGGAGCCGGGGCTGCGGTACGCCACCGACGCCCAGGGCCTGGCCGGCAAGCTCGACCTGATCAGCCTGGGGCTGGCGCTGGTGCTGGGCACCGCGGGCCTGCCGCACATCCTGATCCGCTTCTACACCGTGCCCACCGCCCAGGACGCCCGCAAGTCGGTGCTGTGGGGCATCGGCATCATCGGCGTCTTCTACCTGCTGACGCTGGTGCTGGGCTTCGGCGCGGCGGCGCTGGTGGGCAGCGAGGCGATCCGCGAGGCCAACCCGGCGGGCAACACCGCCGCCCCGCAGCTGGCCGAACGGATCGGGCAGCTGATGCTCGGCGACGTGGGCGGCACGGTGCTGCTGGCGATCATCGCGGCGGTGGCGTTCGCGACCATCCTGGCGGTGGTGGCCGGCCTCACCCTGGCCTCCTCGTCCTCCTTCGCCCACGACCTGTATGCGCACGTGTTCCGGCGCGGCAAGGCCACCGAGAAGGAGGAGGTGCGGGTCGCCCGGATCTCGGCCCTGGTGATCGGCGCGGTCTCGATCGTGCTGGGCATCTACGCCCAGCGGCTGAACGTGGCGTTCCTGGTGGCGCTGGCGTTCGCGGTCGCCGCCTCCGGGAACCTGCCGGCGATCCTCTACAGCCTGTTCTGGAAGCGCTTCAACACCGCCGGCGCGGTGTCGGCCATCTACGGCGGGCTGGGCGCCGCGGTGCTGCTGGTGATCTTCTCCCCGGTGGTCTCCGGCTCGGAGAAGGCCCTGTTCACCGGCGCCGACTTCGCCTTCTTCCCGCTGGAGAACCCCGGCATCGTCTCCATCCCGTTCGGCTTCCTGTGCGGCTGGCTGGGCACTGTGCTGTCCAAGGAGCACAACGCCGCCAAGTACGCCGAGATCGAGGTCCGCTCGCTGACCGGGGCCGGCGCCGAGAAGGCGGTCACCCACTGA
- a CDS encoding DUF485 domain-containing protein — translation MTVEKDLDIGGTPYERVQRTEGFQQLRRRFRAFVFPATVAFLAWYLLYVVLSGWARGFMGTQVIGFINVALIFGLLQFVSTFTIAWLYARHAGRKLDPMAAELAAQVEREGVRA, via the coding sequence GTGACCGTCGAGAAGGATCTGGACATAGGCGGGACACCTTATGAACGGGTGCAGCGCACCGAGGGATTCCAGCAGTTGCGGCGCCGCTTCCGGGCCTTCGTGTTCCCGGCCACGGTGGCGTTCCTGGCCTGGTACCTGCTGTACGTGGTGCTGTCGGGGTGGGCCCGCGGCTTCATGGGCACCCAGGTCATCGGCTTCATCAACGTGGCGTTGATCTTCGGGCTGCTGCAGTTCGTCTCGACCTTCACCATCGCCTGGCTGTACGCCCGGCATGCCGGCAGGAAGCTCGACCCGATGGCCGCCGAACTGGCCGCCCAGGTCGAGCGGGAAGGGGTCCGCGCGTGA
- a CDS encoding RDD family protein, protein MHGPPPPPPPHGPPPGWPPQPGTPSFPPSPPAPQAVPADAPIGLPRRLAAWTIDVLVVAALVGLVGTVTYHRLADYVASLGTRLAAVGVWDLLISRGDLTGIAATTARSAWDGAVSIVIQGFIALVVLQWLYQFAALVWTGRTLGKAVLGLRVHAASGDRRVGLSRSWRRATVTTVCESGVYSLACVLLLTGRFFVSFLCWLAAVALLAANGLTMLAGRRRRSLADLLGGTVVERGALLRTAAQAARQGVQAASGSARRLGRRLRERTAQHAPYPPAAPPQARPGPAQFQQPGYPPPPPGGAPPHSP, encoded by the coding sequence GTGCACGGTCCCCCGCCGCCCCCTCCGCCCCACGGCCCGCCGCCCGGATGGCCGCCGCAGCCGGGCACGCCCTCCTTCCCGCCCTCTCCTCCCGCGCCGCAGGCCGTCCCGGCGGACGCGCCCATCGGCCTCCCCCGGCGCCTGGCCGCATGGACGATCGACGTCCTGGTCGTGGCCGCCCTGGTGGGCCTGGTCGGCACGGTCACCTATCACCGGCTCGCCGACTACGTCGCCTCCCTGGGCACCCGGCTCGCCGCCGTCGGAGTCTGGGACCTGCTCATCTCCCGGGGAGACCTGACCGGCATCGCCGCCACCACGGCCCGCTCGGCCTGGGACGGGGCGGTCTCGATCGTGATCCAGGGGTTCATCGCCCTGGTGGTGCTGCAGTGGCTCTACCAGTTCGCCGCGCTGGTGTGGACGGGCCGCACGCTCGGCAAGGCGGTGCTGGGCCTGCGGGTGCACGCCGCCTCCGGCGACCGCCGCGTGGGCCTGAGCAGGTCCTGGCGGCGGGCGACCGTCACCACCGTCTGCGAGAGCGGCGTGTACTCCCTGGCCTGCGTCCTGCTGCTGACCGGCCGGTTCTTCGTGTCGTTCCTGTGCTGGCTGGCCGCGGTGGCCCTGCTGGCGGCCAACGGGCTGACGATGCTCGCCGGCCGCCGGCGCCGCAGCCTGGCCGACCTGCTGGGCGGCACCGTCGTCGAGCGCGGCGCCCTGCTGCGCACCGCCGCCCAGGCCGCCCGGCAGGGCGTGCAGGCCGCCTCCGGCTCCGCCCGCCGGCTGGGACGGCGCCTGCGGGAACGCACCGCCCAGCACGCGCCCTACCCACCCGCCGCGCCGCCGCAGGCCCGGCCCGGACCCGCGCAGTTCCAGCAGCCCGGATACCCGCCGCCGCCCCCGGGCGGCGCCCCGCCGCACTCCCCCTGA
- a CDS encoding cation acetate symporter — MNSAYGLVAVSLVVAATVLIGTFGLRISRTTSDFYVASRTVSPLRNASAIGGEYLSAASFLGVAGLILAYGADMLWLPVGWTGGYLVLLVLISAPLRRSGAYTLPDFAEARLESMAVRRVTSVLAVLIGWLYLMPQLQSAGLVLRTVVGTPVWAGAVLVAVVVTINVLSGGMRSITLVQAFQYWLKLTALAVPVLFLLIAWRHDAAPAPTRDAPPTFPQATTVSVGADVTVRVEHPVRVVLHGRLDGRAQDGPVELTAGEHRIARDSTVVFPAGAAVPHVSGLPERTDREWALPLSGREYPLYATYSLILATFLGTMGLPHVLVRFYTNPDGQAARRTTVLVLALLGAFYLLPALYGVLGRIYTPELLMTGRTDAVVLTLPGRLIGGTLGDLLGALVTAGAVAAFLSTSSGLTVSVAGVIAQDILHGGVRSFRAATLLALFVPLGLALAARALAVADVVGLAFAVAASTFCPLLVLGIWWRRLTVAGALAGLVAGGGLAGTAVVWTILGGPPSGLAGALLAQPAAWTVPVAFAVMIVVSLLTPRSIPPGVARTMVRLHTPESLDVDRGTWRPKRV; from the coding sequence ATGAACAGCGCCTACGGACTGGTCGCGGTGTCGCTGGTGGTGGCGGCGACCGTGCTGATCGGCACGTTCGGGCTGCGGATCTCCCGCACCACCTCCGACTTCTACGTCGCCTCCCGCACCGTCTCGCCGCTGCGCAACGCCTCGGCGATCGGCGGGGAGTACCTGTCGGCCGCCTCCTTCCTGGGCGTGGCCGGGCTGATCCTGGCCTACGGCGCCGACATGCTGTGGCTGCCGGTGGGCTGGACCGGCGGGTACCTGGTGCTGCTGGTGCTGATCTCCGCGCCGCTGCGCCGCTCGGGCGCCTACACCCTGCCCGACTTCGCCGAGGCGCGCCTGGAGTCGATGGCGGTGCGGCGGGTCACCAGCGTGCTGGCCGTGCTGATCGGCTGGCTGTACCTGATGCCGCAGCTGCAGAGCGCCGGGCTGGTGCTGCGCACCGTGGTGGGCACCCCGGTGTGGGCCGGCGCGGTGCTGGTCGCCGTGGTGGTGACGATCAACGTGCTGTCCGGCGGGATGCGCAGCATCACGCTGGTGCAGGCGTTCCAGTACTGGCTGAAGCTGACCGCGCTGGCCGTGCCGGTGCTGTTCCTGCTGATCGCCTGGCGCCACGACGCCGCCCCCGCCCCCACCCGGGACGCCCCGCCGACCTTCCCGCAGGCCACCACGGTGTCGGTCGGCGCGGACGTCACCGTCCGGGTGGAGCACCCGGTGCGCGTGGTGCTGCACGGCCGGCTGGACGGACGCGCCCAGGACGGCCCGGTCGAGCTGACGGCCGGCGAGCACCGCATCGCCCGCGACTCCACGGTCGTCTTCCCCGCGGGCGCGGCAGTGCCCCACGTCTCCGGCCTGCCCGAACGCACCGACCGGGAGTGGGCGCTGCCGCTGTCGGGCCGCGAGTACCCGCTGTATGCCACCTACTCGCTGATCCTCGCCACGTTCCTGGGCACCATGGGCCTGCCGCACGTGCTGGTGCGCTTCTACACCAACCCCGACGGCCAGGCCGCCCGCCGCACCACCGTGCTGGTGCTCGCCCTGCTGGGCGCCTTCTACCTGCTGCCCGCCCTCTACGGGGTGCTCGGCCGCATCTACACCCCCGAGCTGCTGATGACCGGGCGCACCGACGCGGTGGTGCTGACGCTGCCGGGCCGGCTGATCGGCGGCACGCTGGGCGACCTGCTGGGCGCGCTGGTGACGGCCGGGGCGGTGGCGGCGTTCCTGTCCACCTCCTCGGGGCTGACCGTGTCGGTGGCCGGGGTGATCGCCCAGGACATCCTGCACGGCGGGGTGCGCTCGTTCCGGGCGGCCACGCTGCTGGCGCTGTTCGTCCCGCTGGGGCTGGCGCTGGCGGCGCGGGCCCTGGCGGTGGCCGACGTGGTCGGGCTGGCGTTCGCGGTCGCCGCCTCTACTTTCTGCCCGCTGCTGGTGCTGGGCATCTGGTGGCGGCGGCTGACCGTGGCGGGGGCGCTGGCCGGGCTGGTGGCCGGGGGCGGCCTGGCGGGCACGGCCGTGGTGTGGACGATCCTCGGCGGCCCGCCGAGCGGGCTGGCCGGGGCGCTGCTGGCCCAGCCCGCGGCCTGGACGGTGCCGGTGGCGTTCGCGGTGATGATCGTGGTCTCGCTGCTCACCCCGCGCAGCATCCCGCCCGGGGTGGCGCGCACCATGGTCCGCCTGCACACCCCCGAGAGCCTCGACGTCGACCGCGGCACCTGGCGTCCCAAGCGCGTGTGA
- a CDS encoding LytR/AlgR family response regulator transcription factor: protein MTGLRVLAVDDEAPALDDLAFWLRADPRIGEVTLARDGAAALRQVDRALAERRPIDAVFLDIRMPGLDGVVLGRLLAQFARPPRIVYVTAYDDHAVDAFEIKATDYLLKPIRPERLAEAIRRVSAASEPPAAPAAPAPPARRPQPDPDLVPVELAGVTRFVAPADVWYVEAQGDYARLHTPSGSHLVRIPLAALEERWRAAGFVRVHRSHLVALRHIEELRLESGRCTVRVGGTELPVSRRHTRELRDLLVRSARRNQ from the coding sequence GTGACCGGTCTGCGTGTCCTGGCCGTGGACGACGAGGCGCCCGCCCTGGACGACCTGGCCTTCTGGCTGCGCGCCGACCCCCGCATCGGGGAGGTGACGCTGGCCCGCGACGGCGCCGCCGCGCTCCGGCAGGTCGACCGGGCGCTGGCCGAACGGCGGCCGATCGACGCGGTGTTCCTGGACATCCGCATGCCCGGCCTGGACGGGGTGGTGCTGGGCCGGCTGCTGGCCCAGTTCGCCCGGCCGCCGCGGATCGTCTACGTCACCGCCTACGACGACCACGCCGTGGACGCCTTCGAGATCAAGGCGACCGACTACCTGCTCAAACCCATCCGGCCGGAACGGCTGGCCGAGGCCATCCGCCGGGTGAGCGCCGCATCCGAACCGCCCGCCGCCCCGGCGGCCCCCGCCCCGCCGGCCCGCCGGCCGCAGCCCGACCCGGATCTGGTGCCGGTCGAGCTGGCCGGGGTCACCCGCTTCGTCGCCCCCGCCGACGTGTGGTACGTGGAGGCCCAGGGCGACTACGCCCGGTTGCACACCCCCTCCGGCAGCCACCTGGTGCGCATCCCGCTGGCGGCGCTGGAGGAACGCTGGCGCGCCGCCGGGTTCGTCCGCGTCCACCGCAGCCACCTGGTGGCGCTGCGGCACATCGAGGAGCTGCGGCTGGAGTCGGGGCGCTGCACCGTCCGCGTCGGCGGCACCGAGCTGCCGGTCAGCCGCCGCCACACCCGCGAGCTGCGCGACCTGCTGGTGCGCAGCGCCCGCCGCAACCAGTGA
- a CDS encoding sensor histidine kinase yields MDVALAVVAAVTVTALVAAVPWWRGRRELGSPVDRATFQTLHTASLAAPPLRAGLTEQGAQKAARHLRELLGSAALAITDGERLLAWDGTGDHHAEQAVAHAAGPMADGRTAVLGPKEVTCQVVDCPIRHAVVVPLTTDERVVGTLAAYGGDVSAGLIRAAEEVGHWVDAQLQLAELDRSRTLLMEAEVRALRAQISPHFIYNSLTTIASFVRTDPERARELLLEFADFTRYSFRRHGDFTTLAEELHSIDRYLLLQRARFGDDRLHVTLRIAPEVLPVAVPFLCLQPLVENAVRHGLQDRAGPGHITIIAEDAGADAVISVEDDGVGMDPERLRKILAGETPDGAGGPTEAAGIGLGNVDERLRQVYGDDYGLAVETAIGAGTKVTLRVPKYRPGVTASGSWPRDGENGV; encoded by the coding sequence ATGGATGTGGCGCTGGCGGTGGTCGCGGCCGTGACGGTGACCGCGCTGGTGGCGGCGGTGCCCTGGTGGCGCGGGCGGCGGGAGCTGGGCAGCCCGGTGGACCGGGCGACGTTCCAGACCCTGCACACCGCCTCCCTGGCGGCGCCGCCCCTGCGGGCCGGCCTCACCGAACAGGGGGCCCAGAAGGCCGCCCGGCACCTGCGGGAGCTGCTGGGATCGGCGGCGCTGGCCATCACCGACGGGGAACGCCTGCTGGCCTGGGACGGCACCGGCGACCACCACGCCGAGCAGGCCGTGGCGCACGCGGCCGGGCCGATGGCCGACGGGCGCACCGCCGTGCTCGGCCCCAAGGAAGTGACCTGCCAGGTGGTGGACTGCCCGATCCGGCACGCGGTGGTGGTGCCGCTGACCACCGACGAACGGGTGGTGGGGACGCTGGCCGCCTACGGCGGCGACGTGTCGGCCGGGCTGATCCGCGCCGCCGAAGAGGTCGGCCACTGGGTGGACGCCCAGCTGCAACTGGCCGAACTGGACCGCTCCCGCACCCTGCTGATGGAGGCCGAGGTGCGGGCGCTGCGCGCGCAGATCTCCCCGCACTTCATCTACAACTCGCTGACCACCATCGCCTCGTTCGTGCGCACCGACCCCGAGCGGGCCCGCGAGCTGCTGCTGGAGTTCGCCGACTTCACCCGCTACTCCTTCCGGCGGCACGGCGACTTCACCACCTTGGCCGAGGAGCTGCACTCCATCGACCGCTACCTGCTGCTGCAGCGGGCCCGCTTCGGCGACGACCGGCTGCATGTGACGCTGCGGATCGCCCCGGAGGTGCTGCCGGTGGCGGTGCCGTTTTTGTGCCTGCAGCCGCTGGTGGAGAACGCCGTCCGGCACGGCCTGCAGGACCGGGCCGGGCCCGGGCACATCACCATCATCGCCGAGGACGCCGGGGCCGACGCGGTGATCAGCGTGGAGGACGACGGGGTCGGCATGGACCCCGAACGGCTGCGCAAGATCCTGGCGGGGGAGACCCCCGACGGCGCGGGCGGCCCCACCGAGGCCGCCGGGATCGGGCTCGGCAACGTCGACGAGCGGCTGCGGCAGGTCTACGGGGACGACTACGGGCTGGCCGTGGAGACCGCCATCGGGGCGGGCACCAAGGTGACGCTGCGGGTCCCCAAATACCGGCCCGGCGTGACCGCCTCGGGGTCCTGGCCCCGCGACGGCGAAAACGGGGTTTGA
- a CDS encoding N-acetylmuramoyl-L-alanine amidase, whose amino-acid sequence MNRRAVIALSTTGVLLSGTVGYIVWPGDSAATQAEAGPRPGQVRTVPLRTAPSDREPPQTQAPRSPKAPPAPAASPVAELPAARTGPFSMVGVSWDDPGAKLHGSVQVRTRGAASGRWSPWRTLQIDDHDAPDAGSSAERPRRGATKPLWVGPSNGVQIRVTGSGPPPAGLRAELVDPGDGPRVPQSGPGSGEQPGGAAGQSAGAAAAPAPVIVTRAQWGADESLVTGSPQYAPAAKVVFTHHSAGGNDYDCAESPAVIRSILLYHVKTNGWNDIGYNFLVDKCGTIFEGRKGGVGKPVIGAHTYGYNTGSAGVAVLGDFTGVAPSVAAQKAVARVAAWKLGLHGSDPTGRATVAGKSFNTISGHRDGVATACPGELLYGRLGAIRSHAKQWSTPAKPPIVTSITGATESKGTYYTRGALTIGWNPAAVSTYEVLLNGKVLARRNGRATWAQVKVPEGAHKLRVRARNLNGTTALSPVYPVISDVTAPVFRTAPALRVRGGAVGAKGKMPVRLTWKVTDNVRLRSLRATSPTARNFKVSATAWATSVKPGVSRKWTLLAADTLGNNTRASVTRTAALVHDQSAVRRGRWKVLTTKSYLGRRALYSKTKGASVRYAFTGRSVGLIFRRGTANGAVHIYVDGVKVATIDTKARSTRYRRIVWTKSWKRPGRHTVRIVVAGTKGRPAVVTDGIAVIR is encoded by the coding sequence ATGAACAGGCGCGCGGTCATCGCGCTGTCCACAACGGGCGTGCTGCTGTCCGGGACGGTGGGGTACATCGTGTGGCCGGGGGACTCGGCGGCGACGCAGGCCGAGGCCGGACCCCGCCCCGGGCAGGTGCGCACGGTTCCGCTGCGCACGGCCCCGTCCGACCGCGAGCCGCCGCAGACCCAGGCGCCGCGATCGCCGAAGGCGCCCCCCGCCCCGGCGGCGAGCCCGGTCGCCGAGCTGCCCGCCGCGCGCACCGGGCCGTTCAGCATGGTCGGGGTCTCCTGGGACGACCCCGGCGCGAAACTGCACGGCTCGGTGCAGGTGCGCACCCGCGGCGCCGCCAGTGGCCGGTGGTCGCCGTGGCGGACCCTGCAGATCGACGACCACGACGCCCCCGACGCCGGTTCCTCCGCAGAGCGCCCCCGGCGCGGCGCCACCAAGCCGCTGTGGGTGGGGCCGTCGAACGGCGTCCAGATCCGGGTGACCGGCAGCGGGCCGCCGCCGGCGGGGCTGCGCGCCGAACTGGTCGACCCCGGGGACGGGCCGCGCGTGCCGCAGTCCGGGCCGGGGAGCGGGGAGCAGCCGGGCGGGGCCGCCGGCCAGAGCGCCGGGGCCGCCGCGGCACCGGCCCCGGTCATCGTCACCCGCGCCCAGTGGGGCGCCGACGAGAGCCTGGTCACCGGCTCCCCACAGTACGCCCCGGCCGCCAAGGTCGTCTTCACCCACCACAGCGCCGGCGGCAACGACTACGACTGCGCCGAGTCGCCCGCCGTCATCCGGTCGATCCTGCTGTACCACGTCAAGACCAACGGCTGGAACGACATCGGCTACAACTTCCTGGTCGACAAGTGCGGCACCATCTTCGAAGGCCGCAAGGGCGGCGTCGGCAAACCGGTGATCGGCGCGCACACCTACGGCTACAACACCGGCTCGGCCGGGGTGGCGGTGCTCGGCGACTTCACCGGCGTCGCACCGTCGGTCGCGGCCCAAAAAGCCGTCGCCCGCGTCGCGGCCTGGAAACTCGGCCTGCACGGCAGTGACCCCACCGGCAGGGCCACCGTGGCGGGCAAGAGCTTCAACACCATCTCCGGGCACCGCGACGGCGTGGCCACCGCCTGCCCCGGCGAGCTCCTGTACGGCCGGCTCGGCGCCATCCGCAGCCACGCCAAGCAGTGGAGCACCCCCGCCAAGCCCCCGATCGTGACCTCCATCACCGGAGCCACCGAGTCCAAGGGCACCTACTACACCAGGGGAGCGCTGACCATCGGCTGGAACCCGGCCGCCGTCTCCACCTATGAGGTGCTGCTGAACGGCAAGGTCCTGGCCCGCCGCAACGGGCGGGCGACCTGGGCGCAGGTGAAGGTGCCCGAAGGCGCCCACAAGCTCCGGGTGCGGGCCCGCAACCTGAACGGCACCACGGCGCTCTCCCCGGTCTACCCGGTGATCTCCGACGTCACCGCCCCGGTCTTCCGCACCGCCCCCGCGCTGCGGGTGCGCGGCGGCGCGGTCGGCGCCAAGGGGAAGATGCCGGTCCGGCTCACCTGGAAGGTCACCGACAACGTGCGGCTGAGGTCGCTGCGGGCCACCTCGCCCACCGCCAGGAACTTCAAGGTGTCGGCGACCGCCTGGGCGACGTCCGTCAAGCCGGGCGTCTCCCGGAAATGGACCCTGCTGGCCGCCGACACCCTCGGCAACAACACCCGGGCCTCCGTCACCCGGACCGCCGCGCTGGTCCACGACCAGTCCGCGGTGCGCCGCGGACGCTGGAAGGTCCTCACCACCAAGAGCTACCTGGGCCGCCGGGCGCTCTACAGCAAGACCAAGGGCGCCAGCGTCCGCTACGCCTTCACCGGCCGCTCGGTCGGGCTGATCTTCCGGCGGGGCACCGCCAACGGCGCCGTCCACATCTACGTCGACGGCGTCAAGGTCGCCACCATCGACACCAAGGCCCGCTCCACCCGCTACCGCCGCATCGTGTGGACCAAGAGCTGGAAGAGGCCCGGCAGGCACACCGTCCGGATCGTCGTGGCGGGCACCAAGGGCCGTCCCGCCGTGGTCACCGACGGCATCGCCGTCATCCGCTGA
- a CDS encoding jacalin-like lectin produces the protein MNGPRSSMAMTGRTAPAAAARRRRLRRAAAAVLASLTAAAGLPGPAAATAATPPSGAFSVLTYNIAGLPDFLSGSHPSRNIPLISPRLAPYDIVHVQEDFNYHRALYAGDNHPYRTPTSGIAGIGSGLNTLSNFPYDTGDFQRVTWKDCYIGTGDCLTPKGFTFMRVRLAEGVYVDFYNLHADAGSTSRDIAARNANLDQLTAFIQKHSSGNAVVVMGDTNTRYTRTGERIRQFAAANGLTDVWVSLIRGGTPPPEGGPAPACDTATVDNCEVVDKILFRGSKFLKLNAVRYRNERAAFLDEAGERLSDHDPIAADFTWKASPHYRFGEQFGGPHGDHYNDIDEIRPGARPVRLTMRSGARVDQVGLTLDDGTTLTHGGTGGTAAALELAAGEYVTSVHLCRGKRNGKSRIFYARFTTNRGNALSGGTTTSDCLTRTTPPGWQLAGFHGRSGAEVDKLGFIYTRRT, from the coding sequence ATGAACGGACCCCGCTCGTCCATGGCCATGACCGGCCGCACGGCTCCGGCCGCCGCCGCGCGCCGCCGCCGGCTGCGGCGCGCGGCGGCGGCCGTGCTCGCCTCGCTGACGGCCGCGGCCGGCCTCCCCGGCCCGGCCGCGGCCACCGCCGCGACGCCCCCCTCCGGCGCGTTCTCGGTGCTGACCTACAACATCGCCGGGCTGCCGGACTTCCTGTCCGGCAGCCACCCGTCGAGGAACATCCCGCTGATCAGCCCCCGCCTGGCGCCCTACGACATCGTCCACGTCCAAGAGGACTTCAACTACCACCGCGCCCTCTACGCCGGGGACAACCACCCCTACCGCACGCCCACCAGCGGCATCGCCGGCATCGGCAGCGGCCTGAACACCCTGTCGAACTTCCCCTACGACACCGGCGACTTCCAGCGCGTCACCTGGAAGGACTGCTACATCGGCACGGGCGACTGCCTGACCCCCAAGGGCTTCACGTTCATGCGCGTCCGCCTGGCCGAAGGCGTCTACGTCGACTTCTACAACCTGCACGCCGACGCCGGCAGCACCAGCCGCGACATCGCGGCCCGCAACGCCAACCTCGACCAGCTCACCGCGTTCATCCAAAAACACTCATCGGGCAACGCGGTCGTGGTCATGGGCGACACCAACACCCGCTACACCCGCACCGGCGAGCGCATCCGCCAGTTCGCCGCCGCCAACGGCCTGACCGACGTGTGGGTGAGCCTGATCCGGGGCGGCACCCCGCCGCCCGAAGGCGGCCCCGCCCCCGCCTGTGACACCGCCACCGTCGACAACTGCGAAGTCGTCGACAAAATCCTGTTCCGCGGCTCCAAGTTCCTGAAACTGAACGCCGTCCGCTACCGCAACGAACGCGCCGCCTTCCTGGACGAGGCGGGCGAGAGGCTGTCCGACCACGACCCCATCGCCGCCGACTTCACCTGGAAGGCCAGCCCGCACTACCGCTTCGGCGAACAGTTCGGCGGCCCGCACGGCGACCACTACAACGACATCGACGAAATCCGGCCCGGCGCCCGCCCCGTCCGCCTGACCATGCGCAGCGGGGCCAGGGTGGACCAGGTCGGCCTCACCCTGGACGACGGCACCACGCTCACCCACGGCGGCACCGGCGGCACGGCCGCCGCCCTGGAACTGGCCGCGGGCGAGTACGTGACCTCCGTCCACCTGTGCCGGGGCAAGCGCAACGGCAAAAGCCGCATCTTCTACGCCCGCTTCACCACCAACCGGGGCAACGCCCTCTCCGGCGGCACGACCACCTCCGACTGCCTCACCCGCACCACTCCGCCCGGCTGGCAACTGGCCGGATTCCACGGCCGCTCCGGAGCCGAAGTCGACAAACTCGGCTTCATCTACACCCGCCGCACCTGA